The DNA region GTGCGGATCTCGCGGCCGTGCCAGCGGCTGAGCTGGTCGAGCCACACGTAGACCGACTTGGCCATGAGCACGACGTTGGGCATCCAGTCGGCGTCGGCACTGAAGGCCTCGGGCTCGGGCTCGGACCAGCCGCCGGCGCCCGCCCCGAACGACAGCACCGGCGGCGGGCCGTACTCGGCGCTGCGGGCCAGGTCGATCTCCTTGAGGATGTCCATGGCCGCCAGCAGCCGGCGCAGGAAGTCCGCGGGGAGCAGGTGCCCCCAGTTGGCGCGGATCCACTCGAGCTGACCGAAGAGGGAACCGGGGCTGGCCAGGGCCGGCGCCCGCAGCAGGCTGAAGATGGTGCGGCCTTCGCTGCCCGGGGGCTCGTGGGTGTCGAGGTACTGCTCGAGACCGGTGACGAAGGCGGCGTAGCTCGAGCGCTGACGCAGCTCGTTGTCGTCGAAGAGCGGAGCGGCCGGACCGGTGGCCGGATTGGTGACGTTCACGAAGAGCAGCATCATCTCCAGCAGGGCCGGATCGACGTCGGACGCCGCATACGCGGCGAGCGTCTCGCGTTCGAGGGCCACCGGCAGCGGCGGGAACAGTTCGCAGAAGGTGCGCACCAGGTGGGTCGTGTTCGCGGGCCCCAGCTGGGCGTCGGCCCAGGCGCGGCAACGGGCCAGGCCGCCGGGGTTCTCCACGGCGAAGTAGCGGCGGGCCACATGGCGCAGGGCCTGGTTCAGGGTGCGCAGGGCGAGCAGCACCTCGGCGGGCACGTCGGGCTCGCCTTCGGCCCGGTGACGGCGCGAACGGTTGACGGTCTCGGCGAGGGTGCGGATCTCCCAGCTCAGCAGGTCGGGGTCGTCGGGCACCTGGTCGGGCAGCAGGTCGCGCACGGCGTATTCGCGCCAGGAACGGTCCGAGAGGGGGAATCCGAAGACGAAATAGGGGTCCTGGCGGTCGGCGCCGATGGCCATGGCGGCACGGTCCTTTCGGGGGGCGGTCGTCGGGGCGGCTCCGCCGGGGTTCGGGCTTCCCATTTCGGTGGCGAGCCACCATTATCGGGGGTGCGCAGAATAAAACAAGGGTTCAGACCGGAGGCCACATCACCGTGAAGAAGATGATCCGCATCGGCAATGCCGGCGGCTACTGGGGCGACGACCTCGACGCCCTGCGGCGCCAGCTCCAGGGCGGCCGCCTCGACTACGTGACGATGGACTTCCTGGCCGAGATCACGATGTCGATCCTGCGCAAGCAGCAGCTGCGCAAGCCGGAACTGGGCTACGCCGGCGACTTCCTCACCCAGCTCGAGACCTGCCTGCCCCTGATCGTGCAGAAGAAGGTGAAGGTCATCACCAACGCCGGCGGCATCAACCCGCTGGGCCTCGGGCGCGGGATCATCGAGCTGGCGAAGTCGATGGGCTTCGACCTGAAGGTGGGCGTCGTCCACGGCGACGACATCGCCGGCCGCCTGGCCGAGCTCACCGCCGGCGGGGAGAAGTTCACCAACATGGAGACGGGCGCGGCCTTCGCGCCGGTCA from bacterium includes:
- a CDS encoding alpha-amylase yields the protein MAIGADRQDPYFVFGFPLSDRSWREYAVRDLLPDQVPDDPDLLSWEIRTLAETVNRSRRHRAEGEPDVPAEVLLALRTLNQALRHVARRYFAVENPGGLARCRAWADAQLGPANTTHLVRTFCELFPPLPVALERETLAAYAASDVDPALLEMMLLFVNVTNPATGPAAPLFDDNELRQRSSYAAFVTGLEQYLDTHEPPGSEGRTIFSLLRAPALASPGSLFGQLEWIRANWGHLLPADFLRRLLAAMDILKEIDLARSAEYGPPPVLSFGAGAGGWSEPEPEAFSADADWMPNVVLMAKSVYVWLDQLSRWHGREIRTLDQIPDGELDRLVAWGVNGLWLIGLWQRSEASRRIKQQMGNDDAAASAYALYDYRIADDLGGEGAWQNLSERAGARGLRLASDMVPNHMGIDSRWVVEHPEYFLQLPHPPYPGYRYGGPDVCDTPGVAVRIEDGYRDHSDAAVVFQRVDEHSG